A part of Triplophysa dalaica isolate WHDGS20190420 chromosome 17, ASM1584641v1, whole genome shotgun sequence genomic DNA contains:
- the fh gene encoding fumarate hydratase, mitochondrial, whose protein sequence is MYRSARNLQRFSARLLNLRAVQRSVTVRNISPTSDLLLNQLRMASSQSYRIERDTFGELKVPSDKYYGAQTVRSTMNFKIGGATERMPIQVIKAFGILKKAAAEVNKDYGLDPKIADAIMKAADEVAAGKLDDHFPLVVWQTGSGTQTNMNVNEVISNRAIEILGGKLGSKDPVHPNDHVNKSQSSNDTFPTAMHIAAATEVHEVLLPGLQKLHDALAAKAQEFKDIIKIGRTHTQDAVPLSLGQEFGGYVQQVKYSIVRVNAAMPHVYELAAGGTAVGTGLNTRIGFAEKVADKVSALTGLPFVTAANKFEALAAHDALVELSGSLNTIAVSLMKITNDIRFLGSGPRSGLGELILPENEPGSSIMPGKVNPTQCEAMTMVAAQVMGNHVAVTVGGSNGHFELNVFKPMIIKNVLNSARLLGDACVSFTNNCVLGIEANRERINKLMNESLMLVTALNPHIGYDKAATIAKTAHKEGSTLKATAIKLGYLTEEQFDQWVRPQDMLGPK, encoded by the exons ATGTATCGCTCAGCACGAAACTTGCAGCGCTTCAGCGCGAGACTGTTGAACCTCCGGGCCGTGCAGAGATCCGTCACCGTCCGGAACATCAGCCCGACGTCAGACCTACTGCTCAACCAGCTCAGAATG GCGAGTTCACAGTCATACAGGATTGAGAGAGACACATTCGGAGAGCTCAAAGTTCCGTCTGATAAATATTATGGAGCTCAAACTGTCAGATCAACAATGAACTTTAAGATCGGAGGAGCAACAGAGAGAATGcca ATTCAGGTGATTAAAGCCTTTGGGATTCTGAAGAAAGCGGCAGCAGAAGTGAATAAAGATTACGGTTTGGACCCAAAGATCGCAGATGCCATCATGAAAGCTGCTGATGAG GTGGCTGCTGGGAAGCTGGATGATCATTTCCCACTGGTGGTGTGGCAGACAGGATCTGGAACCCAGACCAACATGAACGTCAATGAGGTGATCAGCAACAGAGCCATTGAGATACTCGGAGGAAAACTGGGCAGCAAAGATCCCGTTCACCCCAATGATCACGTCAACAAGAGCCAg AGCTCCAATGATACATTTCCCACTGCCATGCACATCGCCGCAGCTACAGAAGTTCACGAGGTTCTTCTGCCGGGTCTTCAGAAGCTGCACGACGCGCTCGCTGCCAAAGCCCAAGAGTTTAAAGACATCATTAAGATCGGTCGCACACACACTCAGGACGCTGTGCCGCTCTCTCTGGGACAG GAGTTTGGAGGTTATGTTCAGCAGGTGAAGTACAGTATCGTGCGGGTTAATGCTGCTATGCCTCACGTGTATGAGCTGGCAGCGGGCGGCACTGCGGTGGGCACCGGACTCAACACACGCATTGGGTTTGCTGAGAAAGTGGCAGATAAAGTTTCCGCACTGACag GTCTGCCGTTTGTGACTGCGGCCAATAAGTTTGAGGCTCTGGCTGCCCATGATGCCCTGGTGGAGCTGAGCGGCTCTCTCAACACCATCGCTGTGAGTTTGATGAAGATCACCAACGACATCCGCTTCCTGGGCTCTGGACCTCGCTCGGGTCTCGGCGAGCTGATCCTGCCTGAGAACGAACCCGGATCCAGTATAATGCCGG GTAAAGTGAACCCCACTCAGTGTGAGGCTATGACTATGGTGGCTGCTCAGGTGATGGGAAACCATGTGGCCGTTACTGTCGGAGGAAGCAATGGACACTTTGAACTCAACGTCTTCAAACCAATGATA ATTAAAAATGTGCTGAACTCTGCCAGACTGTTGGGCGACGCTTGTGTTTCCTTCACTAATAACTGTGTCCTTGGGATCGAAGCCAATAGAGAAAGAATCAACAAACTCATGAATGAATCACTGATGCTGGTCACCGCTCTCAACCCGCATATAG GTTATGATAAAGCTGCCACCATAGCAAAGACGGCACATAAAGAGGGTTCAACGCTAAAGGCTACAGCTATTAAACTGGGTTATCTGACCGAGGAACAGTTTGACCAGTGGGTTCGACCTCAGGACATGCTGGGACCGAAATAA
- the hhex gene encoding hematopoietically-expressed homeobox protein hhex, whose amino-acid sequence MQFHHANAPLYAPTPVPPVHPTPFYIEDILGRNGSTSSPLMPAPTLPSPNSSFTSLIPSYRTPIYEPTPIHPVLSQHALTATYASIYPFQRSVGDFTHALIRHDPLGKPLMWTPFIQRPLHKRKGGQVRFSNDQTIELEKKFETQKYLSPPERKRLAKILQLSERQVKTWFQNRRAKWRRLKQETPSSGKRDVEDRGAERNSDRSSPDVTRKRSEIDSDVSDDSDQELDIEEDSEFTIKP is encoded by the exons ATGCAGTTCCATCACGCGAACGCGCCTCTTTACGCACCGACGCCCGTGCCGCCGGTTCACCCGACGCCCTTCTACATCGAGGACATTCTGGGCAGAAACGGGTCCACGTCCAGCCCTCTGATGCCGGCACCGACTCTACCGTCTCCGAACTCTTCTTTCACGAGTCTGATTCCCTCCTATCGGACCCCGATCTATGAGCCCACGCCGATCCACCCGGTCTTGTCTCAGCACGCGCTCACGGCTACGTACGCGTCCATCTACCCGTTCCAGCGCTCCGTGGGCGACTTTACGCACGCGCTGATCCGGCACGACCCGTTGG gtAAACCTCTGATGTGGACGCCGTTTATTCAGCGTCCTCTTCATAAGCGCAAAGGTGGTCAGGTTCGATTCTCGAATGATCAAACCATTGAGCTGGAGAAGAAGTTTGAGACGCAGAAGTATCTGTCACCTCCGGAGAGAAAAAGACTCGCAAAAATCCTGCAACTCAGCGAGAGACAG GTGAAAACCTGGTTTCAGAACCGCCGGGCGAAATGGAGGCGACTCAAGCAG GAGACCCCGTCGAGCGGTAAGAGAGATGTGGAGGACCGAGGAGCGGAGAGAAACTCTGACAGATCGAGTCCAGACGTGACGCGCAAGCGCAGTGAGATCGACTCAGATGTGTCCGATGATTCTGATCAGGAGCTGGACATTGAAGAAGACTCAGAATTCACAATAAAACCATAA